One Schistocerca nitens isolate TAMUIC-IGC-003100 chromosome 1, iqSchNite1.1, whole genome shotgun sequence DNA segment encodes these proteins:
- the LOC126237443 gene encoding uncharacterized protein LOC126237443, giving the protein MALTRLLVLLVAMAATADGLVSAPAWGDQQSGLLGHREEQQQGPTRLSLPIPSAHRREESSLADYVVVLRKDRGREAATALSEPRPWWMAPQFVTSEDFQRLAPQRTADLSSQFLQLLMQEVKRMQGKAENGRLAGEDPGLTRGVVRPAEQKSGDPQLVALPAVPIAFRSFINSPDIPTLCPDGTKVAHDKSCRSVWKRASS; this is encoded by the coding sequence ATGGCGCTGACCAGGTTGCTGGTCCTGCTGGTGGCTATGGCCGCCACAGCCGACGGCCTCGTGTCCGCGCCGGCGTGGGGCGACCAGCAGAGTGGGCTGCTGGGGCACAGAGAAGAGCAGCAACAGGGGCCGACGCGGCTCTCCCTCCCCATCCCGTCGGCGCACCGTCGAGAGGAGTCATCGCTGGCGGACTACGTCGTCGTCTTACGGAAGGACCGAGGTCGCGAGGCCGCGACTGCCCTGAGTGAGCCGAGGCCTTGGTGGATGGCACCGCAGTTTGTGACTAGTGAGGACTTTCAAAGGCTCGCGCCACAGCGAACTGCCGATCTGAGCTCTCAGTTTCTACAGCTACTGATGCAGGAAGTCAAGCGAATGCAGGGCAAAGCCGAAAATGGTAGGCTGGCTGGAGAGGACCCAGGGCTGACGCGCGGAGTCGTTCGACCGGCAGAGCAGAAGAGTGGCGACCCGCAGTTGGTGGCTTTGCCGGCAGTTCCCATCGCCTTCCGTTCGTTCATCAACTCGCCGGACATCCCTACACTGTGCCCAGACGGCACCAAGGTGGCACACGACAAGTCATGCCGCTCCGTATGGAAGAGAGCCtccag